The Streptomyces sp. R28 region GCCGCGCACGCTGCGGAACTCATCGGCGCGCTCCCCTCCGAGGCCTTTGGCCTTCTCCGCCCCTCCGACCTGTGCTACCTGCGCAAGGCTCTGCCGCCGGGCAGGTGCGAAGCCGAGTTCGCGGAGCTGGAGAGCGTCTGGCGCTAAGACCACGAGGACTGTGCCGATGATGCTATGGACGGGTGCCCATCGGCGGGCCGCGACCCTCAGGCGCTGCGGCGTGGCCGCCTCGCTGTGCCCGACTCGGTCGACGATGGGTGCCGGCATCGGTCCGGCAGCGGCCATGGCGGCCGCGGTCAGCGCGTGCTCGCCCTGTCTCTCGACCGCGTCGATAGCACCAGCGCGGCAAGTCGATCTCGCCAGGCCTATGAGCAGCGATCACACGACGACGAGGGCGGCCACTGTCGAGTGGCCGCCCCTTCCGTGTGACCGGGGACGTCAGCTGATCTTGGCGTAGCCGTAGTTGATGAGCTTCTTCACGTCCGTCGTGCGGCTGGCCTCATCGGGAGCGGTGAGGACGGTGCCCATCACCGACTCCCCGTTGAGCGTGGCGGCGAAGACGAGGCAGTACTTGGCCTCGGTGCCGGAGCCCGTCTTCACGCCGAGCGTGCCGTTCCAGCCGAGCAGGGTGTTGGTGTTGTTCCACGCCGCCATGGTGCGGGTGGAGCCGCTGCTCGTGATCGTCTTCGCCGTGTACGACTTGGTCTTCACGACGGTCTTGAAGGTCGAGCTCTTCATCGCGCTCCGGGCGAGCTTCGTCAGGTCGCGCGGAGTCGAGTAGTTGGAGCCGTTGCTGATGCCGTCGAACGAGTCGAAGTGCGTGTTCGTCATGCCCAGGTTCTTGGCCATGGTGTTCATCTTGCCGATGAACGACTTCACCCGCGCGTTGACCGTCGTGCCGGTACCGAACTTGTCGGCCAGGGACATCGCGGCGTCGCAGCCCGACTTGAGCATCATCCCGTACAGCAGCTGACGGACGGTGACCTTGTCACCGACGATCAGGTTGGCCGACGAGGCGCCCTTGGAGACGATGTAGTTGCTGACCTCCCTCTTTATCGTGACCTTGGTGTCCAGGTTCAGGTTCGACTGCGAGAGCACGACCTTGGCGGTCATGATCTTCGTGGTGGAGGCGGTGAGCCTCTTGGTGTCAGCGGCCTTGGTGAACAGGGTCGTGCCGGTGGCGCTGTTCATCAGGAACCCGCCCTTGGCGGTGATGCTGGGCGTCGTCACAGCCTGCGCGGGTGCCGCGGTGA contains the following coding sequences:
- a CDS encoding D-alanyl-D-alanine carboxypeptidase family protein: MITAIKGFRVRRAAAVAVTTGAVLVTGALTAAPAQAVTTPSITAKGGFLMNSATGTTLFTKAADTKRLTASTTKIMTAKVVLSQSNLNLDTKVTIKREVSNYIVSKGASSANLIVGDKVTVRQLLYGMMLKSGCDAAMSLADKFGTGTTVNARVKSFIGKMNTMAKNLGMTNTHFDSFDGISNGSNYSTPRDLTKLARSAMKSSTFKTVVKTKSYTAKTITSSGSTRTMAAWNNTNTLLGWNGTLGVKTGSGTEAKYCLVFAATLNGESVMGTVLTAPDEASRTTDVKKLINYGYAKIS